Proteins from one Cicer arietinum cultivar CDC Frontier isolate Library 1 chromosome 3, Cicar.CDCFrontier_v2.0, whole genome shotgun sequence genomic window:
- the LOC101502428 gene encoding uncharacterized protein, which produces MEIPEHRKWMVNRMGPDQRRVTDEYMAGVFEVAQFAWAQEKFKKEGKLRCPCKICKCKKHQLVGDVMGHLCMKGFMDGYYYWTNHGEKRPPIPPVVSNNYYKCSGVREDFNDFEQMVMDVAGPSLGTYIEQQTDECGDQIREDPNPEAKIFFDMLKAAQAPLYNGCENYSELSAAIQALSIKSDFNISETCFNQWMDFMGKALPNDNRMPENFYRAKKSVEKLGLGCIKIHCCPNGCMIYYFPDDKNLRSCKICGEDRYKSVIRNGKVREVPLKKMWYFPLIPRFQRLYSSMQTASQMSWHRENIRDPCYLSHPSDGEAWKHFDERYPKFSMDPRNVRLGLCADGFASFDQTGRTYSCWPIILTPYNLPPWMCMRREFLFLTIIIPGPSNPKGKIDVYMQPLIDDLKLLWNSGVMTYDVSLQQNFIMKACLLWTINDFPAYGMLSGWMTMGKLACPICMENTKAFTLQHSRKTTFFDCHRQFLPFDHCYRRNKNSFRKRKDETTLPPQRLTNEEI; this is translated from the coding sequence ATGGAAATTCCCGAACATCGCAAGTGGATGGTTAATAGGATGGGTCCTGATCAAAGAAGAGTAACAGATGAGTATATGGCTGGGGTTTTCGAGGTCGCGCAATTTGCTTGGGCacaagaaaaattcaaaaaagaagGAAAGTTGAGATGCCCGTGTAAAATATGTAAGTGTAAGAAACATCAGTTAGTTGGCGATGTCATGGGACACCTTTGTATGAAGGGATTTATGGATGGTTACTATTATTGGACTAACCATGGTGAAAAAAGGCCTCCAATTCCGCCAGTGGTTTCAAACAACTATTACAAATGTAGTGGGGTTCGGGAAGACTTCAATGACTTTGAGCAAATGGTAATGGATGTAGCTGGACCGTCTCTTGGTACATATATTGAGCAACAAACAGATGAATGTGGAGACCAAATTAGGGAAGATCCTAACCCAGAAgccaaaatattttttgatatgtTGAAAGCTGCGCAAGCTCCCTTGTATAATGGTTGTGAAAATTATTCTGAACTTTCTGCTGCAATACAAGCTTTAAGTATCAAGTCAGACTTCAATATCTCTGAGACTTGCTTTAATCAATGGATGGATTTTATGGGAAAGGCGTTGCCAAATGACAATCGAATGCCTGAAAACTTCTATCGTGCAAAGAAATCAGTGGAAAAGCTTGGATTGGGTTGCATAAAGATTCATTGTTGCCCTAATGGATGTATGATATATTACTTTCCTGATGATAAAAATCTTCGTAGTTGTAAAATTTGTGGTGAAGATCGTTACAAAAGCGTCATTAGAAATGGTAAGGTTAGAGAAGTTCCTTTAAAAAAGATGTGGTATTTCCCTCTTATCCCAAGATTTCAAAGACTTTATTCGTCAATGCAAACTGCAAGCCAAATGAGTTGGCATCGTGAGAATATAAGAGATCCATGCTATTTATCGCATCCATCTGATGGAGAGGCATGGAAGCATTTTGATGAAAGATATCCCAAATTTTCAATGGATCCTCGAAATGTGAGGCTAGGATTGTGTGCTGATGGATTTGCATCATTTGATCAAACAGGTAGGACATATTCATGTTGGCCAATAATTcttactccttacaatcttccacCTTGGATGTGCATGAGAAGAGAGTTCTTATTCTTAACCATTATAATTCCTGGCCCTTCCAATCCAAAAGGGAAGATTGATGTGTACATGCAGCCACTTATAGATGACCTTAAACTTTTATGGAATTCTGGTGTGATGACTTATGATGTCTCACTACAGCAGAATTTTATCATGAAGGCTTGTTTATTATGGACAATTAATGACTTCCCTGCATATGGGATGTTGTCTGGCTGGATGACAATGGGAAAACTAGCTTGTCCAATATGCATGGAGAATACAAAAGCATTCACCCTTCAACATAGTcgaaaaactacattttttgaCTGTCATCGACAATTCTTGCCCTTTGATCATTGCTACAGAAGGAATAAGAATTCTTTTAGAAAGAGGAAAGATGAGACAACGTTGCCCCCACAAAGGTTGACAAATGAAGAAATATGA